CTCGCTCAGTACCGATGAGACCTACGCCGTCACCGCCTACATCCTCAGCCTCAACGGCATCGTTCCGGCAGACGGCAAGGTCGACAAGGAGTCCTTGCCGAAAATCAGGATGCCCAATCGCGACGGCTTTGTTCCGGATCCGGAATTCGATCCGGCGAAGCTGTTTCACAAGAAGTGAGCGCGTGCGCGTGAAGCTGTCGAGATTGATCGGGATGGTCGCGCTGATAGCCGCGACATGTTTATGGGAGACCCAAGTTATGGCCGCGGACGGACTCATCACCATCAAGAGCAAGTTTGGACCTGAAGACACGATGAAGCGGCTTGAGGCCGAGGTGAAGGCCAGGGGCCTCACCGTATTCGCTCACATTGATCACGCCGCGGGTGCGGCCGCTGTCGATCTGAAGCTGCGGCCAACGGATCTGCTCATCTTCGGAAATGCCAAGGGTGGTGCGCCGTTGATGCAACAGGCGCAGACGGCCGGCATCGACTTGCCATTGAAAGCGCTGGTCTGGCAGGACGAGCAGGGCGCGACCTGGCTGTCCTACAACGATCCGGCCTTTCTCGCACAACGTCACGGCGCCGGTGAGCCGGCCAGGCCAGTCGTCGCGGCGCTGACCGGCGCGTTGCATGCGATCGCGACCAAGGTGACCTCAAAGCCCTGATCAGGGACGTTCCGATGCCCGTGTCGTATTTAACACGCAGCCGTGACCGACACCGACTTCGCGCAATTCGCGATGGCTCCGTCTGAAGACACTCCGCGAGAAGGTTCCTGCCTGGCCATTTCGAACCCCCGGTCGCGGGCGCGCGTGTCGGCCCGGTCCTGCAGCCAACCGTGCTATTCG
The genomic region above belongs to Bradyrhizobium sp. CCBAU 53338 and contains:
- a CDS encoding DUF302 domain-containing protein encodes the protein MAADGLITIKSKFGPEDTMKRLEAEVKARGLTVFAHIDHAAGAAAVDLKLRPTDLLIFGNAKGGAPLMQQAQTAGIDLPLKALVWQDEQGATWLSYNDPAFLAQRHGAGEPARPVVAALTGALHAIATKVTSKP